The proteins below are encoded in one region of Oncorhynchus clarkii lewisi isolate Uvic-CL-2024 chromosome 33, UVic_Ocla_1.0, whole genome shotgun sequence:
- the LOC139393233 gene encoding uncharacterized protein: MSTDDPRPLGPSNLMEAPDTRTRGSRDIKEGGVREEEERGSLYTQKGATDESDESDGSEPEPLAVIRRKVSFADAFGLDLVYVKEFDSTDLTGAEVADPPEPEVKVKEPDEYFLSSLFTVPSSPEELEQRLQDQKLELESIELLPGTTALRGIVRVVNLCYNKSLYIRITLDSWKTSFDLLAEYVPGSSDGTTDRFAFRLTLVPPFEMEGTRVEFCLRYETSVGTFWANNSDMNYVLFCHKKGGRDLIAMEPQLEDVNNWREKRTCLKVNSKMNSAEENPVETTTDAPDSATHRAEGTGRKQVENAEHLLSILHHEDYRHKNLGSSQRSRRRKACSARVQEYFSRREQAARREHISNGLPHNELEKPPSLPDIRIKPLGDSASSLLRLRQKKQTNDTPQIMTYHQIPLLSLDWGKDTVRAGTPDEDDWTRTRTTPQLTSDKSEDNLGEQTSVCDLWEAFLNGTDSKDTTSVPESEWLQSATSVCPSIETEDFEASSKVDDQQEDDLDSNTQRYTHCTVDELPSWAHNHVMPVVSAEEPLSSSGVTFPRNDKALVYNPSQRSEAILVTDTLQESIPSGAARVAGGSVDSTAQCHKHVEAGGGRGEEPFTPYRAEPVTSSGETETTDMTAMAESQNANAVDRIWQAERQDKTLSSDVEAEVKGNVHKAPDDTVTFRETVAERTEDKTNTQSYGVEEGFTQAYKEDELFKPNQPEEEEFTQDLTEEALHRQSPAVEYEFHRDKIYLELNLTELEEFRPSQTYEEEFRPSRTYEEEFRLNQTGKKEFRLKQTHEEELRPNKSDAVEIRPFNTVEDELKPNQSEAEKFRSNQEDDEESRPNQTLDGEFSWNQTEVEELRPNKIEMEEGFSPSHQDEEDDRPSHTDKELRLSHEDEELDRESRTFAEKFRPNQTPNEVFRSNEFEEFRQFDEEQRDRENLEEVEEFRSNQTHEEGFWSNTIQEEDIYQSLNEEELYRDIDMDENSSTHNLTEPEVFREKNTGEVEKTENVVAEMSRQRDTEQINEEISMETPEKEEVEDLTDETADTRNESEDVSTEKEEKHEVTMENVEGPRQDKNGKLSEGSKELIMEDDKEWVGKEVELGEDELFREQKGLNEETLEEVLCLQSVDNCPLAEQDNEKEEKLSDVPEVVQNVPNHQAKRLTKKAVTDIDSWVDSLMKARTVPDLTFTPRQGLSQTTPSSNAEPSMGQAYASSPNRGTTVLSHSFSLSTRFNTVVSDGSESGVSQGSTQNPSSLGEDQETLSSHTSPPPPEKVEDAASSFLAWLRMFFALSSVTRALVYSLLVAVFLFTTLVYNFPACFALYLFSLYWWCCVADRQRVTGTDRID; this comes from the exons ATGTCTACAGACGATCCAAGGCCTCTCGGGCCCTCAAACTTAATGGAGGCTCCAGACACCAGAACCCGGGGAAGCAGGGATATTaaagaggggggagtgagagaggaagaggagcgaGGAAGCCTATACACACAGAAAGGCGCCACGGACGAGTCGGACGAGTCGGATGGTTCGGAGCCCGAGCCCCTGGCCGTCATCCGTAGGAAGGTGTCCTTTGCTGACGCCTTCGGTCTGGATCTGGTGTACGTCAAGGAGTTTGACAGTACAGACCTGACGGGGGCAGAGGTCGCTGACCCCCCGGAGCCCGAGGTCAAAGTTAAAGAACCGGACGAGTACTTCCTGTCATCTTTGTTTACCGTGCCCTCGTCTCCGGAGGAACTCGAACAGAGACTCCAGGATCAGAAGCTGGAGCTGGAGAGCATTGAGTTACTTCCTGGCACCACCGCGCTCAGGGGTATTGTCAGGGTGGTGAACTTGTGCTACAATAAATCCCTTTATATCCGGATCACTCTGGATAGCTGGAAGACCAGCTTTGACCTGCTGGCTGAGTACGTCCCGGGCTCCAGCGATGGAACGACGGACAGGTTTGCGTTTAGGCTTACCCTCGTGCCGCCCTTCGAGATGGAGGGAACCAGAGTGGAGTTCTGCCTCAGATACGAGACATCAGTGGGCACTTTCTGGGCAAACAACAGTGACATGAACTATGTGCTGTTCTGTCACAAAAAGGGAGGCAGAGATCTGATAGCAATGGAGCCTCAGCTAGAGGATGTAAATaactggagagagaagagaacctgTCTGAAAGTCAACAG TAAGATGAACAGTGCTGAGGAGAACCCCGTGGAGACCACTACAGACGCTCCAG ATTCAGccacacacagagcagaggggACTGGCAGGAAACAAGTGGAAAACGCAGAGCATCTGCTCTCTATTCTGCATCATGAGGATTACCGTCACAAAAATTTG GGGAGTAGTCAGAGGAGCAGACGAAGGAAGGCCTGTTCAGCACGAGTGCAGGAATACTTTTCTCGGCGAGAGCAGGCGGCAAGACGGGAACACATTTCCAATGGGCTACCACATAACGAACTGGAGAAGCCACCTTCACTTCCAGACATCAGAATCAAACCCTTAGGGGACAGCGCCTCCAGTCTCCTAAGATTACGCCAGAAGAAACAAACCAATGATACCCCTCAAATAATGACATACCACCAGATACCCCTACTTTCCCTGGACTGGGGCAAAGATACCGTGCGTGCGGGGACTCCAGATGAGGATGACTGGACTAGAACAAGGACCACACCTCAGCTCACATCAGACAAGTCAGAGGACAATCTGGGAGAACAAACCTCTGTTTGTGATCTGTGGGAAGCCTTTCTCAATGGCACAGACTCCAAAGATACTACCAGTGTGCCAGAGTCTGAATGGCTACAGTCGGCAACTTCAGTTTGCCCCTCAATCGAAACTGAGGATTTTGAGGCTTCCTCAAAAGTCGACGACCAACAGGAGGATGACTTGGACTCAAATACACAAAGATACACCCACTGCACGGTAGATGAATTGCCGTCGTGGGCTCACAATCATGTGATGCCTGTGGTCAGTGCCGAGGAGCCACTGTCAAGCTCGGGTGTCACCTTCCCCAGAAACGACAAAGCGTTAGTTTATAATCCTTCCCAAAGGTCAGAGGCTATCCTTGTAACAGACACTCTACAGGAATCCATTCCCTCGGGTGCCGCAAGGGTGGCCGGGGGGTCTGTTGACAGCACGGCTCAGTGCCACAAGCATGTGGAGgcggggggaggaagaggagaggagcctTTCACACCATACAGAGCAGAGCCGGTAACAAGCTCGGGGGAGACCGAGACAACAGATATGACAGCAATGGCGGAATCTCAGAATGCCAATGCAGTAGATAGAATCTGGCAGGCAGAAAGGCAAGACAAGACGCTTTCTTCCGACGTGGAAGCAGAGGTTAAAGGCAATGTGCACAAAGCACCTGATGACACTGTGACATTTAGGGAGACAGtcgcagagaggacagaggataaaacaaacacacagagctatggagtggaggagggattcACACAGGCCTACAAAGAGGATGAGCTATTCAAGCCGAACCAACCAGAGGAAGAAGAATTCACACAAGACCTCACAGAAGAAGCGTTGCATAGACAGAGTCCAGCAGTGGAATATGAATTCCATAGAGACAAAATCTATTTAGAACTGAACCTAACAGAGTTGGAAGAATTCAGGCCTAGTCAAACGTATGAAGAAGAATTCAGGCCGAGTCGAACGTATGAAGAAGAATTCAGGCTCAATCAAACAGGAAAAAAAGAATTCAGACTGAAACAAACACACGAAGAGGAACTTAGACCAAACAAATCAGACGCAGTTGAAATCAGACCATTTAATACAGTGGAAGATGAATTAAAACCGAATCAATCAGAGGCAGAGAAATTCCGATCAAATCAAGAAGACGACGAAGAATCTAGACCGAACCAAACACTCGATGGTGAATTCAGCTGGAACCAAACTGAGGTAGAGGAATTAAGACCAAACAAAATTGAGATGGAAGAGGGATTCTCACCAAGCCATCAAGATGAAGAAGATGACAGACCGAGCCATACAGACAAAGAATTGCGCCTGAGTCATGAAGATgaagagctagacagagagagccGGACATTTGCCGAAAAATTTAGACCGAACCAAACACCCAATGAAGTATTCAGATCAAACGAATTCGAGGAATTCAGACAGTTTGAtgaagaacagagagacagagagaacctaGAAGAGGTTGAGGAATTCAGATCCAACCAAACACACGAAGAGGGATTCTGGTCAAACACAATACAAGAAGAAGATATCTATCAGAGCCTAAATGAAGAGGAGCTATACAGAGACATAGATATGGATGAAAATTCATCAACGCACAACCTAACAGAGCCCGAAGTGTTCAGGGAAAAGAACACAGGAGAAGTGGAAAAGACAGAAAATGTCGTGGCCGAAAtgtccagacagagagacacagaacaGATAAATGAAGAAATAAGTATGGAAACTCCAGAAAAGGAAGAAGTGGAGGACTTAACGGACGAGACCGCGGACACCCGAAATGAGAGTGAGGACGTGTCAACAGAAAAGGAGGAAAAGCATGAGGTGACAATGGAAAATGTTGAAGGACCAAGACAAGATAAAAATGGAAAGTTGTCAGAAGGCTCCAAAGAACTTATTATGGAGGATGATAAAGAATGGGTGGGAAAAGAGGTAGAGTTGGGCGAAGATGAGTTGTTCAGAGAACAGAAAGGTTTGAATGAGGAAACGTTAGAAGAGGTGTTATGTTTGCAGTCGGTTGATAATTGTCCTTTAGCCGAACAAGACAACGAGAAGGAGGAGAAACTGTCAGATGTACCTGAAGTCGTTCAAAATGTACCGAACCACCAGGCAAAACGTCTCACTAAGAAAGCGGTGACTGACATAGACTCCTGGGTAGACTCTCTCATGAAGGCACGTACAGTTCCCGATTTGACCTTCACACCGAGACAAGGCCTTAGCCAAACTACACCCAGTAGCAATGCAGAGCCCTCTATGGGCCAAGCATATGCGTCATCTCCAAACAGAGGAACAACTGTCCTCTCTCATTCATTTTCCCTCAGCACAAGATTTAACACAGTGGTCAGTGACGGGAGTGAGTCAGGGGTCAGTCAGGGGTCAACCCAAAACCCATCGTCATTAGGGGAGGATCAGGAGACCCTCAGCAGCCATACGAGCCCTCCACCCCCTGAGAAAGTGGAGGATGCTGCCAGCAGCTTCTTGGCATGGTTGAGGATGTTTTTCGCTCTCAGTAGCGTAACCAGAGCACTAGTCTATTCCCTTTTGGTAGCAGTGTTTCTCTTTACCA